A DNA window from Streptomyces sp. 71268 contains the following coding sequences:
- a CDS encoding LPXTG cell wall anchor domain-containing protein: MVGALTLVAGTAFATSSQVAAAPRPIGQCTTSSGAVLAVDFSDWGGPIFRSCGTTPTTGYELLNQGGWRTTGTGHDGPAFICRIGYSGYQGGKQFPPPAQEDCVLTPPASAYWSYWHADPGQNDWQYSQLGAMLYKPKPGSVDLWIFGGTNIGGTEGRPTVTPDQLRAHNARPSGAPAPRDTRTATPLPPDVDTGPAPEQPARERPAPPRGRPDAPSRPSDPPASAKPTSPPPSPSTSASATASPSASASPSASASGSASPGAALAAPAPSVTIADAAPARDAAHDTGSIVPAAVTAGLVMVIGGAAWYAVKRRRAG, from the coding sequence GTGGTGGGTGCCCTGACACTGGTCGCGGGCACCGCGTTCGCCACCTCCAGTCAGGTAGCCGCTGCGCCGCGGCCCATCGGCCAGTGCACCACCTCGTCCGGGGCGGTGCTGGCCGTCGACTTCAGCGACTGGGGCGGGCCGATCTTCCGCTCCTGCGGCACCACCCCCACCACCGGCTACGAGCTGCTCAACCAGGGCGGCTGGCGCACCACCGGCACCGGCCACGACGGCCCGGCGTTCATCTGCCGCATCGGCTACAGCGGCTACCAGGGCGGCAAGCAGTTTCCGCCGCCCGCGCAGGAGGACTGCGTCCTGACTCCGCCAGCCTCCGCCTACTGGTCATACTGGCACGCCGATCCGGGCCAGAACGACTGGCAGTACAGCCAACTCGGCGCGATGCTCTACAAGCCCAAGCCCGGCAGCGTGGACCTGTGGATCTTCGGCGGGACCAACATCGGCGGGACCGAGGGCCGGCCGACGGTGACCCCCGACCAACTCCGGGCCCACAACGCCCGGCCCAGCGGCGCGCCCGCGCCGCGCGACACCCGCACTGCCACACCGCTGCCGCCCGACGTGGACACCGGCCCCGCTCCCGAGCAGCCGGCTCGGGAGCGCCCCGCTCCCCCGCGGGGCCGACCCGACGCGCCCTCGCGCCCGTCGGACCCACCCGCCTCGGCGAAGCCCACCTCCCCACCACCGTCGCCGTCCACGTCGGCCAGCGCCACGGCCTCCCCCTCGGCGTCAGCCTCTCCCTCGGCCTCGGCGTCCGGCAGCGCCAGCCCGGGTGCCGCGCTCGCCGCTCCCGCGCCGTCGGTGACCATCGCCGATGCCGCACCGGCACGGGATGCCGCACACGACACGGGCTCGATCGTGCCCGCGGCCGTCACCGCCGGTCTCGTCATGGTGATCGGCGGTGCCGCCTGGTACGCGGTCAAGCGCCGGCGTGCCGGGTAG
- a CDS encoding energy-coupling factor transporter transmembrane component T: protein MTNSTVTERRAGPGQRPAVARRLPRTLHPVAWWVWALALATAVSRTNNPLLLFLVLAVLGYVISMRRTEAPWARGFKYYLYLALTVVAIRVLFRAVFATGITPHDHFLFSLPRIPTPDWYAGIEIGGPVSLEAVLSSAVDGLRLACMLCCIGAANTLANPKRALRVLPGALYELGVAVTVSISVAPQLVQSVQRVHRARRLRAGRTKGLRALRGIVVPVLEDALERSLRLAAAMDSRGYGRAGRATAASRRLTGALLLLGMCGLCAGAYGLLDATTPAFLGMPALAVGAVLCVAGLRLGGRRITRTAYRPDPWRLAEWAVTGCGVFSCVLLFTNAGFDAAELNPSLYPLSWPTLPAVPAIAILLAGAAGFLAPPPPSTTAPPVTPAAPREPVRQSRKAAAQ from the coding sequence GTGACGAACAGCACTGTCACTGAGCGGCGGGCGGGGCCCGGGCAGCGGCCCGCTGTGGCGCGCCGGCTGCCGCGCACCCTGCACCCGGTGGCCTGGTGGGTGTGGGCACTGGCCCTGGCCACCGCGGTCAGCAGGACGAACAACCCCCTGCTGCTCTTCCTCGTCCTTGCCGTCCTCGGCTACGTGATCAGCATGCGCCGCACCGAGGCGCCCTGGGCCCGAGGCTTCAAGTACTACCTGTACCTGGCGTTGACCGTGGTGGCGATCCGCGTACTCTTCCGCGCGGTCTTCGCCACCGGCATCACTCCGCACGATCACTTCCTCTTCTCCCTCCCGCGCATCCCCACCCCCGACTGGTACGCGGGCATCGAGATCGGCGGTCCGGTCTCCCTGGAGGCGGTGCTCTCCTCGGCCGTGGACGGCCTGCGGCTGGCCTGCATGCTGTGCTGCATCGGCGCCGCGAACACCCTGGCCAACCCCAAACGGGCGCTGCGTGTGCTTCCGGGCGCGCTCTACGAGCTGGGAGTCGCGGTCACCGTCTCCATCAGCGTGGCTCCACAACTCGTCCAAAGTGTGCAACGCGTGCACCGAGCGCGCCGGTTGCGCGCCGGCCGTACCAAGGGACTCCGTGCGCTGCGCGGCATCGTGGTACCCGTCCTGGAGGACGCCTTGGAGCGCTCGCTGCGGCTGGCGGCTGCCATGGACTCCCGTGGCTACGGCCGCGCCGGGCGCGCCACTGCCGCCTCCCGTCGACTGACCGGCGCCCTGCTGCTGCTCGGCATGTGCGGCCTGTGCGCCGGAGCCTACGGGCTGCTGGACGCCACCACTCCCGCGTTCCTGGGAATGCCGGCGCTGGCGGTGGGCGCCGTGCTGTGCGTGGCCGGGCTACGGCTGGGCGGCCGGCGCATCACCCGTACCGCCTATCGGCCGGACCCGTGGCGGCTGGCGGAGTGGGCGGTAACGGGCTGCGGGGTGTTCTCGTGCGTCCTGCTCTTCACCAACGCGGGCTTCGACGCGGCCGAACTCAACCCGTCGCTCTACCCGTTGAGCTGGCCCACCCTCCCCGCCGTGCCGGCCATCGCGATCCTGCTGGCCGGAGCGGCCGGGTTCCTGGCACCTCCGCCACCATCCACTACTGCCCCACCAGTCACACCCGCCGCACCGCGCGAACCCGTGCGGCAATCTCGGAAGGCCGCCGCGCAGTGA
- a CDS encoding ABC transporter ATP-binding protein: MITFDHVSVAYDEAPQPVLSDIHLTIDEGELCLVVGHTGVGKSTLLGTVNGLVPHFTGGTLYGSVTVDGRDTATHPPRELADVVGVVGQDPIDGFVTDTVEEELAYAMEQLAIPPETMRKRVEETLDLLGLADLRHRALHELSGGQQQRVAIGSVLTAHPRVLVLDEPTSALDPTAAEEVLAAITRLVHDLGVTVLLAEHRLERVVQYADRVLHLPGDGRVVSGPPAEVFRTTSIAPPVVELGRRAQWAPLPLSVRDARRAARPLRDRLARLPVPAARPPRPLADPRELLQAHAVSVHYRGQPLPAVREAGLRLRGGETTALMGRNGSGKSSLLWALQGSGPRSQGSVRVAPWNLPATAVGPAHDPAAVSAASARRLVGLVPQTPTDLLYLESVRQELDQADAESTPRAGFSAREILDRLAPGIDDHTHPRDLSEGQKLALVLAIQLSAAPGVVLLDEPTRGLDYRAKARLTEVLDALAAEGRAVVVSTHDVEFVARTADRVLVMAEGEIVADGPAAEVVVASPVFAPQVAKVLAPLPYLTVEQTALALDETEPTPATEGSGTR; the protein is encoded by the coding sequence GTGATCACCTTCGACCACGTCAGCGTGGCGTATGACGAGGCGCCCCAGCCCGTGCTGAGCGACATCCACCTGACCATCGACGAGGGCGAGCTGTGCCTGGTCGTCGGTCACACCGGTGTGGGCAAGTCCACTCTGCTCGGCACCGTCAACGGCCTCGTGCCCCACTTCACCGGCGGCACCCTGTACGGCAGCGTGACCGTGGACGGCCGCGACACCGCGACCCACCCGCCCCGGGAGTTGGCCGACGTGGTGGGAGTAGTCGGCCAGGACCCGATCGACGGGTTCGTCACCGATACGGTCGAGGAAGAACTCGCGTACGCGATGGAGCAGTTGGCCATCCCGCCGGAGACCATGCGCAAACGTGTCGAGGAGACCCTCGACCTGCTGGGCCTGGCGGACTTGCGCCATCGGGCGCTGCACGAACTCTCCGGTGGCCAGCAGCAGCGCGTGGCGATCGGCTCCGTCCTCACCGCACACCCACGTGTCCTGGTCCTGGACGAGCCGACCTCGGCCCTCGACCCCACGGCCGCCGAGGAGGTGCTCGCGGCGATCACCCGACTCGTCCACGACCTGGGCGTCACCGTGCTCCTGGCAGAGCACCGACTGGAGCGGGTGGTGCAGTACGCGGACCGCGTTCTGCACCTGCCGGGCGACGGCCGCGTGGTGTCGGGACCGCCCGCCGAGGTCTTCCGGACCACTTCGATCGCGCCCCCGGTGGTGGAGTTGGGGCGCCGCGCGCAGTGGGCTCCGCTGCCCCTCTCGGTACGCGACGCGCGCCGCGCGGCTCGCCCACTGCGCGACCGCCTCGCCCGCCTCCCCGTACCCGCCGCACGGCCCCCTCGACCGCTGGCGGACCCGCGTGAGCTGCTGCAGGCCCACGCGGTCAGCGTGCACTACCGAGGCCAGCCGCTACCTGCGGTACGCGAGGCCGGACTACGGCTACGCGGCGGCGAGACCACGGCACTAATGGGCCGCAACGGCTCCGGCAAGTCCTCGCTGCTGTGGGCGCTGCAAGGCTCGGGACCACGCTCCCAGGGCTCCGTACGCGTGGCGCCCTGGAACCTTCCAGCCACAGCCGTGGGCCCGGCCCACGACCCCGCGGCGGTCTCGGCCGCCAGCGCCCGCCGCCTGGTCGGCCTCGTCCCCCAGACCCCCACGGACCTCCTCTACCTGGAGAGTGTGCGGCAGGAGCTCGACCAGGCCGACGCCGAGTCGACCCCGCGCGCCGGCTTCTCGGCCCGCGAGATCCTGGACCGCCTCGCCCCCGGCATCGACGACCACACCCATCCGCGCGATCTCTCCGAAGGCCAGAAGCTGGCCCTGGTGCTGGCCATCCAACTCTCAGCCGCACCCGGCGTCGTCCTGCTCGACGAGCCCACCCGGGGCCTGGACTACCGGGCCAAGGCCCGGCTGACCGAGGTGCTGGACGCCCTGGCCGCCGAGGGACGAGCGGTGGTGGTCTCCACACACGACGTCGAGTTCGTGGCCCGCACCGCGGACCGCGTCCTGGTGATGGCCGAGGGTGAGATCGTCGCAGACGGTCCGGCGGCTGAGGTCGTCGTGGCCTCACCGGTGTTCGCCCCGCAGGTGGCCAAGGTCCTCGCGCCGCTGCCGTACCTGACCGTGGAGCAGACGGCCCTGGCCCTGGACGAGACCGAACCCACCCCCGCCACCGAGG